CAAACCTGCTGACGGTGCCTTTTTCTGTAACCggctccatttttgaagttgctcacagcctagaggcagaagaacatttacaaaaaggtaatatgaaacttcagcagatacacGAACAAAAGCCTCCACAGAGTAAAATTACTTGTGTAAGTAGCTGTAAATGCTATCAATCCCAAAAGAAATCAATATGCCGATACATGAACACATCACATTAAACACTGATACTAGTGATTGGTAACTCAGAGCATCTGTATTCAAATTACTGCCGTGTTAACACAGAATTTGAAAGTGAGTCAATCACcttaaacaaaagcgtgacctgaatttgccagattgtctccaaggagctgtaagcttctgtgataacagataatgtactggaaaggtaaatttagccttattcaattcaaCCTTGCTTAagcagatgtaaattaatatttccttccctttcagcttttgacaaagagcctattcttacaagcactttacgTAAAAGTCATCATGTTACCCGGCGTAGGCACTTGTTGGCCACgaaagcatcaggcgaaacacCTGTCTGATGACACTCTGGGCATCTacgttcctcagattccagtaaggctgttctaatacctgtgtataattagaataatcaaaatagcatttagccaaactaaggaagttttgggcatTCTAATCAACTATAAAAACACTTATATGATCAAcaggtgaatatggtcttgaatggaGAGCAGGAAGCTATAAAGGTTCAATAgcataaaaaatttctagtatgcagcaaataactctaGAGTTTTGGTATGTCACTCTTGTAACATTTGAAGATATAgagtaggctgtgtcttgatgtttcagctAGTCTTCTTCCCACTACATAGTACAGTGAGAAGTCCCCACcttcaaggttaatgaataaaacttgtctcaaaaaaacaaatagtaggttcaaaaaaccattactaggttcgagttctgaaggttttaagcaactctcccgtggagaaaaATGGGGATTAAATGACTCTAACTATCCATTTGTTGCAGACCACCATAAATCACCAGAGTTGGCTATATAGTTTTGCATGAGAAAAAGGGCTGTGGGCAAACTAAATGCACTCAATATCCAATACTGCAATCACCTGCACAACCAGCCACTcctctcatactcgtccttccgcatgtaaatttaactaaaaagctatttattttactatttatttatttaactattaaagctctctggttttttttccctttataggAGAAGAGCCCTTTCCTATTCAGGGTATACTTAAGTATAAAATAGAAGTGGTAACAAAGTAATTTCgctacctcctctttctgctttcagaagagcagatgtgctgttttgaattaacaAACATGGGAGTTCACACTTACATTCATCACAGTAAccgtttccacagcagggaataatagctgcatcagtcattatctccttacaaatgagacataaaatGTCATCTGGAATAGGAgcatctgaggaggaagaggatggctccTCCgataaaaagggaggcttttccttctttgttctagcataagcttccctggaggaggggaaaggggaaggaaaaagaaacaaattaagggtgggtaaaggaaaacttttccaagctttggatattatgaaaggaagacaggagatggaattcttctcactccacattagccttctaaaacatagGCATTTAGTTGAAACTACTTTTCTGTCGCCACCACACCAgaatagggaggggggaacaattttCCCGCTGCAGAGCTATCCCATTCAGTGGATCAACAAAGAAATTAgctcagatgagaaaaatcatttcttgacagctagaaatcaggtgaaatgagtcccacctctcctctgccagagggtaAATGTAAATTTCAGGCTCAGGGTAAATTTAGTCTCCCAGTAATTACCTTTTATAAGTGGAAGAAGtccatgttacagcttctacGAAAGGAGGTCCACGACAGAAACCCcaaagtgctaccaagtgcattgtaaaacagccactcttgtcagcacacagcagtgttttcttagTTCATAGCAACAGGAAATCTGCAGCCTGTTTCACCAATAAGACCTAATAAAACTGAGAGGGAGGAAATCTCAGCCCAACAGCTATTTGTTCAACtctgcaagaagcctttgaaacacaaagcagaagcaaaacgagCTTCCACAGAGAACGACTCCCACTGTAACCACTACCAAaatcttttgcagaaatacaggttcTTAGCATACCACAAGCTTAACCAAGTTCCAGGGGCATGAACAGTACGACCACCCTATTTTAACATTACAAAGCATCACAGATTTTGAGGTTCAGATACAATGACAACGCTTCCTCCCTCCTCGTTACAGATGCAGGTCAACCTCGTTGCACTGCCACTCAGACATTTACGCACGGTTTCTCTCGTTCACTTTTTGGTCGGTCCAGTTAATTCCATACTTACACATTAAGACATGGTATTGCGTATTTTCCAGTTTTTGCCAGCATAACACCCTTCGTATTGGGATCTTTCACCTCCACCAAGAGAGTCCTTGGAATTCCCGTGCTCTTTTTCATTCTGGGCACAGACCCAAAACTTTCATCCTATTGAGAcaagaaatgcagacataccGCATcttaagacccacacttaaaatgacatttcaatgattattttaagcagcaagagCCCTTAATCCTCTCCTTTGACCTAGCGGAAGGGTCGCTCaactaaaatacttcttttcctaaatgaatacagccaggatgttccaaaggcttgagcagtgttttgaactcggtcgacattctttggcttaccctcaggttccttaagggtgaaacagcccttagctcaccatccactcagagaagagacacaaacctgctcctcctcctccagagggcaattcagagggagagcttaattcagtgctctgaatCGCTCACTGGGGAAACTTACATTCACCATCTCTATAGGAAGGCTAAATTCATACCTCATGCATGTACATTCAGTGACTAACTTTAAACGGCATGAAGACGCAACCAGAGgcttgtctaattaaaacacacaaatgttcaGTAGATGGGGtcaacagaaacatctttttatacaaaacactaaaaactatgaactgtcactaaaaagagttaaaaccagaaacattcccaataacattgaaatgtacaaaaacacgcatgcaagttcacagagaaagatctatggacacatttcatgtccatgacctagaaaaaagaaaattttacgTTTCTAATCCCAGGTTTCCCTTGAAAtctgaagggctttgcaacattgccatacaagcTCTGTATTTCACCCCAAGAGAAACAATGCTTCACGTGAGCATTCATGTACTTGTTACCTAACTGCCagggtaaaacaattaaaaaccaagtaacaccagaagtcccccacaatcttaccccagtTGTTGGGCAGTTCTTTATGGAATGGCCAGGTTTTCTGCAACGATGGCAAGTATATGATGATGGAGgtggacccaagggtttcttcatgtaactacaagattttggggaagaaaagaacaaggtgtgcatGTGTCTCTCTTGTTCAACCAAACACCTCTACAGTTTCTTCCATAACCTTCAAAGAACAGATCTAACATTATCAACACTTACTTGGTTGGATCATATTCAGGGCCGGACTGTAtcatcatagcttttattttatcctcttcggaagcattggcttcagccagattggcagtctgtttaacaggcaattatttgacatgCACATTAGAAACAggtttaagcccacacagccaaagacaacaccgctcacccagtcctgtaaagagcagcacaacactacctgaggttgcatgacAACAGCTGCTTATGGACAATACcgttgtcctgaagatgttctggggagcccTTACACCGTTATTACATGGTGTTTGCGTGCGTGTTAACCTACTTGACAAGAGCGCtcttgggcactcaaaaccttaggctctgtttgtaccttacagaaagacttgCGTAACCAATCCAATGGTCTTCCAGGTGGACCGAAGGCATATGTAGACACCATTACacgatccagtatttttaaggtgattttgaagctccagcctctttgaagaagacatccactgtacatttaattgagaaagatgcatgcaagtatccttatttacattttgcagcattaaagggacacacaactttttgcttgctgaaatgcagcttcccacacagaagcattaaaagcaagcaagctttttataatccctcagcaagacaaaagataCTTGTCACTACAAATTTGACCATCATGGCTGGAGGCAGTCCACACTGCATGTTTCCCCCTCTACTAACTTCTTCACATTAAGTGACTTAACTACAGGAAgcacaacctgcattttttttccagttggctgtgtccttttcacatacaaattGTAATAGCAACCTTATGCAGAAATAGGCCTTTCAAATTATTgaagccagctgttttttcaaagtagcATTTATTccaatgttttcatttcactAGTCCAGATCCAAGCAGGATCTAAGGGAGAGGCTGTAAAGGATGTGGACCTTCAAGCACCTAGCATTCAGATCAACCACTCATGGTTCTGTTTTTATATGCGttcattcacaaaagcaaccAGCTAGTTTCAACATTCTATTAAATGGATGTTTCATAGACACCATTGTGTTCTCCACAGATCAACACCTATGAAatcatttcctttaacatttacagaaaactttacagatacttgactaatttctttgaacccaaacagtttacaaaacacatccaaaaccCACAACTCATTAGTAGGAACAGACCAAAATTCAAATATGGCATTTCACACGTAGTAATAAGAAACCAGAAAACTCTTAACACATCACCTCCATGCCAAGTCAGCCTGCACTAAAGAGGTTAGAGTAAGTAACAGGTTTGAGCTGCTTTACATtatgttcctgtatttttctggaaTATTGAAATTTTCGCAAAAGCTTAAATGTGTACACCACAAGGacacttcttcatattttaagagtaaaatttGGCATAGGTTTACAGAACCAAGGACATGTTTAGGGACAGCACTAATGGAGACCAAGTTCTTTTGGTGGCTACCTTCCaaacattatatttttttccctccagatgcacacaatttaattttttcagtgagaggggaaagaagggaccAGTGTGAAGAGATTCCTCTTTCTTGGAGATGAactccagccttcattttcagaagagagaactAGCTTCTCTGCACTAGGCCCTGTCCTCTCTAAGCTTTGTAACTTTAAAGACTAGTTATTTCATTGGCGAGCACTATGCCTTTTCACAAAGTGCAGCCAGtagtgctttcccagaggaaggtACACATTGTTGAGcaaaaaatgcaagcagttccATAGCAAAACATGGCATTACAGCAGTTCCAGAAGGTCACATCTGCTAATATGCCACATATACGCATCGGTGTATTCCTAGAAACAATCAGGTACACTTTCACACttgacacaggctgcattcaaACAAATTAGTTTATGTTGTCTACTGTCTATATACTAGTATTTATGAAACTGTGCAGCATTAAAAGAATGGATCTGTAACTTTAATGGCTAGAAATTCAAAAACAGCCATGCAATTGTCCATGTTACAGAAACGATTCTTTTGGCTGTTGCACGCTCCCCCCTCCAAATGGCCGTAACTTACAGCCCATTCAATTCCTCTGTAAAAACTGTTAGTttccaatgcaaaattaatgaaacatATGAGAAATGGtgaacagcttctgaaatgctgcttctctgtgtctggaaGATGCTTAATAGTGCAACATTACGTTGAGGCTGATAAGGTACTCCCCTTCTATCTTCCCAAAGTGGGAACTACTCTTTACAGGCTAGTACCAAAatagacacacattttaaagttaaaattactactttaaattaataaaaattaaattaaagttgtGTTTCCATTACAACAGTTATCCAGCTATAGATCACagtataagattttaaaaaactaggcaaacacttttttttcttaaagaatttgACAAGACTATATACATATACCTTAGCAAGGTGGGCCagagaaagagatgcaggagaCTCATCTATCCgttcacaaaaaattaaacacatattcaaGTTCTACAGTCAAAACATAGCAATAGTTAACGTCTACTGTAGTCTGAAAGTCTGCACTATATCCTCTGAGTGCCACTGACAGGGGCACTGCCAACCCCGTGTAATTTGTGTTTgctcaaaacaaagtccaaaccTATGGCACCTTAAGAGTGCCTGTGTGGTaaatgagaagaaactaaaatacCCAAACCCGCACGACATCAACTTACTGCTCCACAGTATCTCAGAGAGAGACCCTTGTCAAAGGCTCACATCTGTCAATTTTCAGCTACAAAggatttcagtttatttcagaaggaagcaTCACTACAGGAAACTTATTTGCAGTGGAGCTTGTAAATTAATCAGTTAACATCTCATCACTTCTAAATGCACACAGTTATGCTTTTATGAAGGCAGTAGCTGCCTGGCAAAATCAAGCACAGGCATATCGGCCCTCCACCATGAACTCTGCCCCTCCTGTCACgaaatttaaaaatgccaaactcaccataccccacaacacccaaataaaaacaccaagccAGAACATCAGCCATGAAAGTAAACCACCACtttgtctagaaaaaaacccgactgctcaaattagtgaaataaaggtgtttcccatgacagagcagcctacaaaaacagagaatactgatgtcttgtattttattagaCCACAGGCCATACTATCCAAATGAGTTTGGGAAGTGTGAGAATTTAATATTATGCTCCTTACTATCAGAGCCAAACcaatttttaatgatgatgaaaacacggagtcagagcacagtcctgtaatttttttctccactgcaaccacactcctccctcccaccaacCTCCTGGAACACCCCGCAGGAGTCAAGCCCTCAGGCTACTAGTTTGTAATAGGCTGCAGTGTTTACTGAGAACtaacagtgaaatgctgcttttccacaagtaAACAGGTTAACactgttcctttttgtttcctttgttccttttcCAGAATATGGAATTATATTATGCCACAAGCAGCAGTGAAGCTTACCCTAGCAAAACATGATCAGAAAGACACCTGAATCACTGCTTATTAGGTCTTCAGTTGTTcaaaaatgtagaataaagtGTCACGGCATAAACTGAACAGCTCTCCTCAAGACGTCACTAAACGGATCGGAGGAGAGATTAAAACCCTTCCTTGGAAAAAAGCCCTTGTCCTTTATTACCTAACATAGTGGAAGAattcaagggagcagttttagcaGACTCTGGGgacaaaatatttacatgcaaaaGATGTTTCCTCACTCCAGTTACTCATGTCTTCTCTAGATGTTTAGGAAAGCACAGACAACATTACTCTAACACTAACCAAAACATTCTTGAAAACGTGACTTTGGAGAGGAGCACCCTGATCTGGAACAAGAGACCTTCTTTCCACTGCAATTCTTACCAGAAGATTCAACTCTCCTTCCCTTCACAACATTTGGTACCCACCCACTTCTGTCAAAAGGGAAGTCTGATCAAGTATTTTGAAGCTTCATGCCCCACATGCCACTCTTCTTCACATGTGGAAAAACAGGCCTATGTTCTCTCATGGCAGGCACAACCATTATcactttgtgggttttcagaagcaaacaaggaattaGGAAAGCTCTCTATTGGAGCCTGGCATTAAACAGGCTAGTATTGACCAGTACCTGAAACATAACAGTTCATAgtagttcttgtatttttttaggaagcCGTTATTCTATGGCCTGCAGGCAACAGTCTGATTTCTTAAAGGAGATGAAAGCGCTCCTTGCTATGAACAGTTACCAAAAGcagcaaatagaaaattaatgtACTATTTAGGACGTTTGCCCAACGGCCATCTTCCAATGATCCTACATTCTTGTGTCTTTGgttctttcctttaaatttctactgaagtatttcctgCCAGTCCCTCCAATCGGTCAAGTAGAAACAACACCTCCATGAAACTTGTACACAAAACTAAGgtaatactgcagaagaattggggaaaaaaacccaaaccaaaaaaacacccaaggtaaccaaataaagaaaaccctcaaaaaaccagAATCAACAGTCAACGTATCAACtcccatttcagacagaagactaaacagaaactcacataaagcaagtgggaaaggggacagaaaataggaggaaaaggctaatctcactgctggagtgctgcatttaaattacagtggtttcCTAAAACCCAATAGCttggttaaactgaaaattcagccaGGAAGGATCACAGCTGTGCTTGACGGTGCTAAAACAATGCGCAtgactctctgcatttctgcagcctctgaggaCTAATACCAACTAGAGCTCcttgcagttactgaaatagGAATACGAAAACAAATAGGACTCACTTTCTTGATTTGCCAGTAGGAACAGtaggacagcagcacagatttggaaGTGTAGAATGACAGCTAACATAAGAGCAAGACAATTAAGAAACAGTCAAAGTATAAGTTTTTGTGcatcctttttgaaaaaaattctggactgattttaacattgctgctttactgTTCAACAATAATTGGCAAGCCTTCCCAGTGATTTATTCAGACCACACTAAgatccaggttttgctttgaaatacatgcagaaagatgtttattcaaaataacaaaacaaaaaaccccacacacactttAGAACAAGTCCTGAGTTAGCTTTAAGAATAAAACTAGCTGTGCCTCCAACACTAGAAGCACCTgaggctgcagtgcttttactctgtgtgtgagaggcggggggggggggtgggcggagAGGATTTGTACAGAGAGATGCAAGGCTTCCACCCTCCCTATGGCTACCCACAACCCACATCAGGTACAGTCAGAGCAAACaagaagggaacagttttgctttgtcttctttttaattagttCTAACTAACACTaagtcttccctcccactccaggatttttcctttcttaaaaaaaaatttttttggagaCATCTATCTAAGCTTATGGTAAGATGCTACTtagaaatgtaatacaaagaCACCAGGGAACACACGAGGCTGAAAGAATGGTAACCTTATTGATGAAGATGTGATTTATGTTTATACACAAGCtagtaaacaaggagaaaattaactctttccaagaaa
This is a stretch of genomic DNA from Accipiter gentilis unplaced genomic scaffold, bAccGen1.1, whole genome shotgun sequence. It encodes these proteins:
- the LOC126037427 gene encoding E3 ubiquitin-protein ligase RBBP6-like, whose amino-acid sequence is MCLIFCERIDESPASLSLAHLAKTANLAEANASEEDKIKAMMIQSGPEYDPTNYMKKPLGPPPSSYTCHRCRKPGHSIKNCPTTGDESFGSVPRMKKSTGIPRTLLVEVKDPNTKGVMLAKTGKYAIPCLNVEAYARTKKEKPPFLSEEPSSSSSDAPIPDDILCLICKEIMTDAAIIPCCGNGYCDECIRTALLESEERRCPECHQTGVSPDAFVANKCLRRVT